In the Periophthalmus magnuspinnatus isolate fPerMag1 chromosome 4, fPerMag1.2.pri, whole genome shotgun sequence genome, one interval contains:
- the LOC117369643 gene encoding lipoprotein lipase: protein MKTWRVRFLYFLVLIAAVRYVTSLEEELADSIFGNFLDPVKDLFEHREDPNGSLVRFSLRKPSHPDDDLCFISPGKAESLSACAFNSSTKTFLVIHGWTLSGMFESWVAKLVTALYEREQTANVIVVDWLNSAQNHYVVAAQNTKAVGQEVAHFIDWIEEASNMPLDNLHLIGYSLGAHVAGFAGSHANNKVGRITGLDPAGPDFEGEHAHRRLSPDDAHFVDVLHTFTRGSLGLSIGIQQPVGHVDIYPNGGSFQPGCNLRGALEKIANFGLFAISDAVKCEHERSIHLFIDSLLNEKEAARAYRCSSNEVFNRGMCLNCRKSRCNAVGYDTRVVRKPRNVQMYTMTRSSMPFRVYHYQLKVHFSSKVNHSEMESSLTVSLYGTKGEAENLELKLKEKIATNRTHSFLLVTEKDIGDLLMLKFKWEETNGWSASDMLKMVSSWWSGENESNSIDVHRIRIRAGETQQKVVFCLKDPEAHNLNQELTFVKCKDAWRKAPKRVRLDSLTSSR from the exons ATGAAAACGTGGAGGGTTCGCTTTCTTTACTTTTTGGTCTTGATCGCAGCTGTGCGCTATGTGACGTCTCTGGAAGAGGAGCTCGCAGACTCTATTTTTG GTAATTTTCTGGACCCCGTCAAGGATTTGTTCGAGCACAGAGAAGATCCCAATGGAAGTCTGGTCAGGTTTTCTTTGCGTAAACCGTCCCATCCTGATGATGACCTGTGCTTCATCAGCCCTGGAAAAGCAGAGTCGCTCTCGGCCTGCGCCTTCAACAGCTCCACCAAAACATTCTTAGTCATTCACGGCTGGACG CTGAGCGGCATGTTTGAAAGCTGGGTGGCTAAACTGGTGACAGCCCTTTATGAGCGAGAGCAGACGGCAAACGTCATTGTGGTGGACTGGCTCAACTCAGCCCAGAACCACTATGTGGTGGCTGCTCAGAACACCAAAGCCGTGGGGCAGGAGGTCGCCCACTTCATCGACTGGATTGAG GAAGCCTCCAACATGCCTCTTGACAACCTGCACCTCATTGGTTACAGTCTTGGAGCTCATGTGGCAGGGTTTGCAGGAAGTCATGCAAACAATAAAGTTGGGCGTATTACTG GTCTGGACCCGGCTGGCCCAGACTTTGAGGGCGAGCACGCGCATAGACGCCTGTCTCCAGATGATGCTCACTTTGTGGATGTCTTGCACACGTTCACTCGAGGATCTCTGGGGCTCAGCATCGGCATCCAGCAGCCTGTGGGACACGTCGACATCTACCCCAACGGAGGCAGCTTCCAACCGGGCTGCAACCTCAGAGGGGCCCTGGAGAAAATCGCTAACTTTGGCTTGTTTG CTATAAGTGAtgcagtgaagtgtgaacatgAGCGCTCCATTCACCTGTTCATTGACTCTCTGCTCAATGAGAAGGAAGCAGCCAGGGCCTATAGATGCAGCAGTAATGAAGTGTTTAACCGAGGCATGTGCCTCAACTGTCGCAAAAGTCGTTGTAACGCGGTGGGCTACGATACCAGAGTGGTCCGCAAACCAAGGAACGTGCAAATGTACACAATGACCAGATCCTCCATGCCTTTTAGAG TGTATCACTATCAGCTGAAGGTTCATTTTTCTAGTAAAGTGAACCATTCTGAGATGGAgtcctctctcactgtctcactTTATGGAACCAAAGGAGAGGCCGAAAACCTTGAGCTCAAACT AAAGGAGAAAATAGCCACGAATAGGACCCACTCTTTTCTGCTGGTGACTGAGAAAGACATTGGTGATCTGCTGATGTTGAAGTTTAAATGGGAGGAGACAAACGGCTGGTCGGCCTCGGACATGCTGAAGATGGTCTCATCATGGTGGTCCGGTGAGAACGAGAGTAACAGCATAGACGTCCATCGGATACGCATCAGGGCAGGAGAGACACAACAAAA GGTGGTCTTCTGTCTGAAAGACCCGGAAGCGCACAACTTAAACCAAGAACTGACATTTGTGAAGTGTAAAGATGCCTGGAGGAAGGCACCAAAGAG AGTTCGTCTGGATAGTCTCACATCCTCAAGATGA
- the lpla gene encoding lipoprotein lipase codes for MGKENRHFISVWIFIVKIIGVFSSDPTTDIFVNSTTAPLLTTTEWISDYSDILSKFSRRTEEIPDEDMCYIEPGKPETIKECEFNNETQTFIIIHGWTVTGMYESWVAKLVTALYEREPSANVIVVDWLNRANQHYPTSAAYTKLVGRDVAKFVTWLQNELQLPWDKIYLLGYSLGAHVAGIAGALSDNKISRITGLDPAGPTFEHADDQSTLSRDDAQFVDVLHTNTRGSPGRSIGIQRPLGHIDIYPNGGTFQPGCDIQNTLLGIASEGLRGLQNMDQLVKCSHERSIHLFIDSLVNANQQSMAFRCSSKDTFNKGLCLSCRKNRCNNLGYNINKVRSTRSAKMYLMTRDMMPYKVFHYQVKVHFFSKDKLSFTEQPLKISLYGTQGEKEDIPFVLPVLNENTTQSFLITIDADIGDLMIVKLRWEKDSILSWDWWGSSKFHIRKLRVKSGERQSKVIFSSKDGEFAYLVRGGENAVFVKSKEENHNEKLLHKLKKHGSQFGGKKEA; via the exons ATGGGAAAAGAAAACAGGCATTTCATCTCTGTTTGGATATTTATTGTTAAAATCATTGGAGTTTTTTCCTCTGACCCTACAACAGATATATTTG TAAACAGCACCACAGCTCCCCTGCTGACCACCACTGAATGGATCTCAGACTACTCTGACATACTGTCCAAGTTTTCCCGACGCACTGAAGAGATCCCAGATGAGGACATGTGTTACATTGAGCCTGGCAAACCCGAGACCATCAAAGAATGTGAATTCAACAATGAAACACAGACCTTCATTATTATACACGGCTGGACG GTCACAGGGATGTATGAGAGTTGGGTTGCCAAGCTGGTGACCGCCCTGTATGAGCGCGAGCCTAGTGCCAATGTGATTGTAGTGGACTGGCTGAACCGTGCCAACCAGCACTACCCCACCTCTGCAGCCTACACCAAACTAGTTGGACGTGATGTGGCCAAATTTGTCACCTGGCTACAA AATGAGCTGCAGTTGCCCTGGGACAAGATTTATTTGCTGGGTTACAGTCTGGGAGCACATGTGGCTGGAATCGCCGGGGCCCTCTCCGATAATAAAATCAGCAGGATCACAG GTTTAGATCCGGCGGGTCCTACATTTGAGCATGCAGATGACCAGAGCACACTGTCCCGAGACGATGCCCAATTTGTGGATGTGCTTCACACAAACACCAGGGGCTCTCCAGGACGTAGCATCGGCATCCAGAGACCCCTCGGACATATTGACATTTACCCAAATGGAGGCACCTTCCAGCCGGGATGTGACATCCAGAACACCCTGCTGGGAATCGCATCAGAGGGGCTCAGGGGATTACAGA ACATGGACCAACTTGTCAAATGTTCCCACGAACGCTCCATCCACCTCTTCATTGACTCACTAGTTAACGCCAATCAGCAGAGCATGGCTTTCCGCTGTAGCTCCAAAGATACCTTCAACAAAGGCCTGTGCCTGAGCTGCAGGAAGAACCGCTGCAACAATCTGGGCTACAACATCAATAAAGTCCGCTCAACACGAAGTGCAAAGATGTATCTGATGACCAGAGACATGATGCCCTACAAAG TCTTTCACTACCAGGTGAAAGTTCACTTCTTCAGCAAAGACAAACTTAGCTTCACAGAACAACCTCTGAAGATTTCACTGTATGGCAcccagggagagaaagaagacatCCCCTTTGTCCT GCCGGTCCTAAATGAAAACACCACCCAGTCCTTCCTCATCACAATTGACGCAGACATCGGAGACCTGATGATTGTCAAACTGCGCTGGGAGAAGGACAGCATCCTCAGCTGGGACTGGTGGGGCAGCAGCAAGTTCCACATCCGCAAACTACGGGTCAAGTCCGGAGAAAGGCAGTCAAA AGTGATTTTCAGCTCAAAGGACGGTGAGTTTGCATACCTGGTTCGGGGAGGAGAAAATGCAGTGTTTGTTAAGTCAAAAGAAGAAAACCACAATGAGAAACT CTtgcacaaactgaaaaaacatggcAGCCagtttggggggaaaaaagaggCATAA